In Acidobacteriota bacterium, a single genomic region encodes these proteins:
- a CDS encoding sigma-70 family RNA polymerase sigma factor: MATSAQRLAAHSSVGTYLEEVAAHDLLEATDEVALAREIEHGQAAAQLLTEHTTALGTARRATLREAVKSGDDAQTAFVQANLRLVVSIAKRHTGRGLDLLDLIQDGNLGLIHAVTKFDWRRGYKFSTYATWWIRQSITRGLGNQGRTIRIPVHMTDAVRLTREAKQVLTEKLGRNPTFDEIAEFSGYTAAKVELALATPQDTVSLDRPIGDNGEATLSDFIPDLSAADHFNEVDNRVGFVQVAEAMAYLTPRQRDVLTLRYGLDGVSPRTLTTCGALLGVTRERVRQIELQALDRLRTDSFNSDFRSLL, from the coding sequence GTGGCAACATCCGCACAGCGGCTTGCAGCGCACAGCTCGGTGGGAACATATTTGGAGGAGGTCGCAGCACACGATCTCCTGGAGGCAACAGACGAGGTGGCACTCGCTCGCGAGATCGAACACGGCCAGGCCGCGGCCCAACTCCTCACGGAACACACCACAGCGCTTGGCACCGCGCGCAGAGCGACCCTCCGCGAAGCGGTGAAGTCCGGCGATGATGCGCAGACGGCGTTCGTTCAGGCGAACCTGAGACTTGTTGTCTCGATCGCCAAGCGGCACACCGGGCGAGGCCTTGATCTCCTTGATCTGATTCAGGACGGAAACCTAGGTCTCATACATGCCGTCACGAAGTTCGACTGGCGCAGAGGCTACAAGTTCTCTACATATGCAACCTGGTGGATTCGCCAATCGATCACTCGGGGACTTGGCAATCAAGGGCGCACGATTCGGATTCCCGTGCACATGACCGATGCTGTTCGGCTGACGCGCGAGGCCAAACAGGTGCTTACCGAAAAGCTCGGTCGCAACCCGACATTCGATGAGATCGCGGAGTTCTCCGGTTACACCGCCGCCAAGGTCGAACTAGCCTTGGCGACGCCGCAGGACACAGTTTCACTTGACCGTCCGATTGGCGATAACGGCGAAGCCACCTTGAGTGACTTCATCCCCGATCTTTCCGCTGCGGATCACTTCAACGAGGTCGACAATCGGGTCGGATTCGTGCAAGTTGCTGAGGCAATGGCCTATCTCACGCCTAGACAACGGGACGTTTTGACGCTGCGATACGGACTCGATGGCGTATCACCGCGAACGCTCACGACGTGTGGTGCACTACTGGGCGTCACTCGCGAACGGGTGCGCCAGATTGAGTTGCAAGCACTCGACCGCCTTCGCACGGACTCCTTCAACAGTGATTTCCGTAGTCTCCTGTGA
- the msrB gene encoding peptide-methionine (R)-S-oxide reductase MsrB: MTDHKTESAVMDAEWRQRLTPEQFNVTRKGGTERPFTGKYWDSKTDGTYNCVCCGTPLFESSTKFESGSGWPSFFQPINEDAVRTIEDRKFGMIRTEVVCATCDAHLGHIFPDGPQPTGMRYCMNSASLDLQEASLDVEENG; the protein is encoded by the coding sequence ATGACTGATCACAAGACCGAGTCTGCTGTCATGGATGCCGAGTGGCGCCAGCGTCTCACCCCCGAACAGTTCAACGTAACTCGCAAGGGAGGCACCGAGAGGCCCTTCACCGGCAAGTATTGGGACTCCAAAACGGATGGCACGTACAACTGTGTTTGCTGCGGCACACCGCTGTTTGAGTCCTCGACTAAGTTCGAGTCTGGGAGTGGTTGGCCGAGCTTTTTCCAACCGATCAACGAGGACGCTGTGCGGACTATCGAGGATCGAAAGTTCGGCATGATCCGCACCGAGGTTGTGTGTGCTACGTGCGACGCTCATCTGGGACACATCTTCCCAGACGGACCGCAGCCAACCGGCATGCGGTACTGCATGAATTCGGCATCGCTTGACTTGCAAGAGGCATCGCTTGACGTGGAAGAGAACGGGTAA
- the nucS gene encoding endonuclease NucS produces MRIVIAECTVDYEGRLRAHLPLATRLVMVKADGCVAVHADGGAYKPLNWMNAPNHFLDDGERWIVTNPKGETLTITFGEVFFETSIELGDDPGLQKDGVEADLQRLLADHPGEIEEGLELIRREYPTPIGPVDLLCRSDQDGTVAIEIKRRGDIDGVEQLTRYLDFLNRDDRLAPVRGIFIAQVVKPQARVLAVDRGIGWVEIDYDRLRGIDSPHLRLF; encoded by the coding sequence ATGCGGATCGTTATTGCTGAATGTACCGTGGATTATGAGGGTCGGTTGCGCGCCCATCTTCCCCTCGCCACGCGTCTCGTGATGGTCAAGGCCGATGGTTGTGTTGCGGTACATGCTGATGGTGGGGCGTACAAGCCTCTCAACTGGATGAACGCCCCGAACCACTTCCTTGATGATGGGGAGCGGTGGATCGTGACGAATCCGAAGGGGGAGACCCTGACGATCACGTTCGGCGAAGTCTTTTTCGAGACCTCTATTGAACTCGGTGATGATCCTGGGTTGCAAAAGGACGGTGTAGAGGCCGATCTTCAGCGTTTGCTGGCAGATCATCCTGGTGAGATCGAGGAAGGACTCGAGCTCATCCGGAGGGAGTATCCAACGCCTATCGGGCCAGTTGACTTGCTGTGCCGCAGCGACCAGGACGGTACGGTCGCGATTGAGATTAAACGCCGCGGTGACATCGATGGTGTCGAACAGCTCACCAGATACCTGGACTTCCTCAATCGTGACGACCGGCTTGCACCAGTTCGAGGGATCTTCATTGCCCAGGTGGTGAAACCTCAAGCCCGCGTGCTAGCAGTAGACCGCGGCATTGGCTGGGTCGAGATTGATTACGACCGCTTACGCGGCATCGACTCGCCGCATTTGCGGTTGTTCTAG
- the sufB gene encoding Fe-S cluster assembly protein SufB, whose amino-acid sequence MTVVDVDLGKYSLGWADEEDYVFKPEKGLSEELIRSISKMKKEPEWMLEFRLKSYKRFLAKPMPTWGGGGLLDDLDFDDIYYYIKPTGEQVSDWDMVPDSIKETYEKLGIPQAERKYLAGVTAQYESEVVYHRNREDLEEMGVIFCDMDTAVREYPDLVREYFGTIIPANDNKFAALNSAVWSGGSFIYVPPGVNIDQPLQAYFRINAENMGQFERTMIIIDKGAFCHYVEGCSAPTYSSDSLHSAVVEIIVKEGGRCRYTTIQNWSTNVYNLVTKRAVAYKNATMEWIDGNLGSRLTMKYPAVWLMGEGAHGEVLSIAMAGKGQVLDAGAKMIHVAPNTTSLIVSKSISHDGGRGGYRGLVRVEKGAENSRAFVRCDALILDDKSRSDTYPYLEIEESNTNIGHEATVSKVGDDQLFYLMARGLTEEEAMAMIVAGFIEPIVRELPMEYAVELNRLIELQMEGSIG is encoded by the coding sequence GTGACAGTTGTTGATGTTGACCTCGGAAAGTACTCCCTCGGCTGGGCCGACGAGGAGGATTACGTCTTTAAGCCCGAAAAGGGACTGAGCGAAGAACTCATTCGCTCAATATCAAAGATGAAGAAAGAACCTGAGTGGATGCTCGAGTTCCGTCTCAAGTCGTACAAACGCTTTCTTGCCAAACCGATGCCGACATGGGGTGGTGGCGGACTGCTTGACGATCTCGATTTTGACGACATCTACTACTACATCAAGCCGACAGGCGAGCAAGTCAGCGATTGGGACATGGTCCCCGATTCGATCAAAGAGACCTACGAGAAGCTGGGCATTCCGCAGGCTGAACGCAAGTATCTCGCCGGAGTAACGGCACAGTACGAGTCTGAGGTCGTGTACCACCGCAACCGTGAGGATCTTGAGGAGATGGGTGTCATCTTCTGCGACATGGACACGGCGGTTCGTGAATACCCAGATTTAGTGCGTGAATATTTTGGCACGATCATCCCCGCCAATGACAACAAGTTTGCTGCGTTGAACTCGGCCGTCTGGTCGGGCGGCTCGTTCATCTATGTGCCGCCGGGTGTGAACATAGATCAGCCACTACAGGCCTATTTCCGTATCAATGCGGAGAACATGGGGCAGTTCGAGCGCACGATGATCATCATTGACAAAGGTGCGTTCTGTCACTACGTGGAGGGATGTTCGGCGCCTACCTACTCGTCTGATTCCTTGCATTCAGCCGTTGTTGAGATCATCGTAAAGGAGGGTGGGCGCTGTCGTTATACGACGATTCAGAACTGGTCTACCAACGTGTACAACCTGGTGACGAAGCGGGCCGTGGCGTACAAGAACGCGACCATGGAGTGGATCGACGGAAACCTGGGTTCGCGGCTCACGATGAAGTATCCAGCAGTGTGGCTGATGGGGGAAGGTGCCCACGGCGAAGTGCTTTCTATCGCCATGGCAGGCAAGGGCCAGGTGCTCGATGCCGGTGCAAAAATGATACATGTTGCGCCTAACACGACATCGCTCATCGTCTCAAAGTCGATTTCTCACGATGGCGGTCGTGGCGGATACCGCGGTCTCGTACGTGTCGAAAAAGGCGCCGAGAATTCGCGGGCGTTCGTCCGTTGTGATGCCTTGATCCTTGACGACAAGTCGCGCTCCGACACGTATCCGTATCTCGAGATCGAAGAGTCGAACACCAACATCGGCCACGAGGCCACCGTATCGAAGGTCGGTGACGACCAGCTGTTTTACCTGATGGCGCGTGGTCTTACCGAAGAAGAGGCGATGGCAATGATCGTTGCCGGTTTCATAGAACCGATCGTAAGAGAACTTCCCATGGAGTACGCCGTGGAGTTAAATCGCCTCATCGAACTCCAGATGGAAGGCTCCATCGGCTAG